The proteins below come from a single Corynebacterium glyciniphilum AJ 3170 genomic window:
- a CDS encoding DUF3054 domain-containing protein: MTNSPDATSGPTGPLSATAGTATSMALAIDAIAVLLFALLGKLFHNTDGFSVLGWLGTAWPFLLGLAVAWALLMTGVVRPAPGTGLGILIITWFVGIVVRSIVNVSVAWGFVLTSLIFLGILLIGWRAVASFVTRRQPTS; encoded by the coding sequence ATGACGAACTCCCCCGATGCGACGTCCGGACCCACCGGTCCGCTCTCCGCCACTGCCGGTACCGCAACGTCGATGGCACTGGCCATCGACGCCATCGCCGTCCTGCTGTTCGCCCTGCTGGGCAAGCTCTTCCACAACACCGACGGCTTCAGCGTCCTGGGGTGGCTGGGAACAGCCTGGCCTTTCCTCCTCGGATTGGCGGTCGCCTGGGCTCTCCTGATGACCGGGGTCGTCCGTCCGGCACCGGGAACGGGGCTGGGAATCCTGATTATCACCTGGTTCGTCGGTATCGTGGTGCGCAGCATCGTGAATGTCTCGGTGGCGTGGGGGTTCGTCCTGACATCGCTGATTTTCCTGGGTATCCTGCTGATCGGCTGGCGCGCCGTCGCCTCCTTCGTCACCCGGCGGCAGCCCACGTCCTGA
- a CDS encoding DUF6230 family protein: MGHIKGKRFAGVMAVGLLATAGVGVAMAQGGLSANLALSNTIFNQEVSNLDATDVSIFGGTDSQHDGDTGVARLIFADATISDMCMTAPLNLPGLGEKRFQMLVPGENTTAEHLVLGAPGLVGGLTLNNAQIGVDASQLDDEAPAGSWGLHADSLNGWDQVIKASSIAADKLTAAGAKVGVVSVDEAEC, from the coding sequence ATGGGACATATCAAGGGAAAGCGGTTCGCCGGGGTCATGGCAGTCGGACTCCTGGCCACGGCCGGTGTCGGCGTGGCCATGGCCCAGGGCGGTTTGTCCGCCAACCTGGCCCTGTCCAACACGATCTTCAACCAGGAGGTCAGCAACCTCGATGCCACCGATGTCTCGATTTTCGGTGGTACCGACAGCCAGCATGACGGCGACACCGGCGTCGCCCGGCTGATCTTCGCTGACGCGACGATCTCCGACATGTGCATGACCGCACCGTTGAACCTCCCCGGCCTGGGCGAGAAGCGCTTCCAGATGCTCGTGCCCGGTGAGAACACCACCGCCGAGCACCTGGTGCTCGGTGCCCCCGGCCTCGTCGGTGGCCTGACCCTGAACAATGCCCAGATCGGTGTCGACGCGAGCCAGCTCGACGATGAGGCTCCCGCCGGCTCGTGGGGCCTGCACGCCGATAGTCTCAACGGTTGGGACCAGGTCATCAAGGCCAGCTCTATCGCGGCGGACAAGTTGACTGCTGCCGGAGCCAAGGTGGGAGTTGTCTCCGTCGACGAGGCTGAGTGCTGA
- a CDS encoding glycosyltransferase 87 family protein has translation MSTTERLCRPWMSPLPVLFTGFAVFSLVLAMETTQQPHRVWGVCAVVTYATAAVVTLASQRTRAGGRLHPHLLWSVVAGALMLPTILLTATGQLEVRVVAESARRLLDEGTPYAVSPTDVGDYNPYSPMMAVIGLPRAWWGDGMLTDPRLWCAAVLVACLVCARRLVGRPRTTGHRLLLVAAGSPLVAVTVASSGVDLPVTGAVILALAAAVSGRHGVAGTAVGVAVAMKWTAAPVLAVVVIVLWRRYSRRAASLAAVGAAGVAVVVTFCGTGADLGGFVHHTLGFPLGRGVVPTPAGDSLLGGLVHDVPALSWFPYGVLAGVAGGLLWVLTTQRLEITTVATCTAAGFTALFLLAPTAREGYFVLPLLIVAAVHAYRPAGKAVCLGWFLRWTAGHSGTDPTPDAATGQSTVSHSKVIPPDQSPATQ, from the coding sequence ATGTCCACCACTGAGCGCCTGTGCCGACCCTGGATGTCCCCGTTACCCGTTTTGTTTACGGGCTTCGCCGTCTTCTCCCTGGTTCTCGCCATGGAGACGACACAGCAGCCACACCGGGTATGGGGCGTCTGCGCCGTGGTCACCTATGCGACGGCAGCAGTCGTGACGCTCGCGAGCCAACGCACCCGGGCCGGTGGACGTCTGCACCCGCACCTGCTGTGGTCGGTTGTCGCAGGGGCCCTCATGCTGCCCACCATTCTTCTGACAGCGACGGGGCAACTGGAAGTCCGGGTGGTCGCTGAGTCAGCGCGACGCCTGCTCGACGAGGGAACGCCGTATGCCGTGTCCCCGACGGACGTCGGGGACTATAACCCCTACTCACCGATGATGGCGGTCATCGGACTGCCGCGAGCATGGTGGGGCGACGGAATGCTCACCGATCCGCGGTTGTGGTGCGCCGCTGTCCTCGTGGCGTGTCTGGTGTGTGCCCGGCGGTTGGTCGGGAGGCCTCGCACAACAGGTCATCGTCTTCTCCTGGTGGCGGCCGGATCGCCACTGGTGGCAGTGACAGTGGCGAGCAGCGGGGTTGATCTTCCGGTGACCGGTGCGGTGATTCTGGCGCTGGCGGCGGCTGTTAGCGGGCGGCACGGGGTGGCGGGAACGGCCGTGGGGGTCGCTGTGGCGATGAAATGGACTGCCGCACCGGTTCTGGCCGTCGTGGTCATCGTGCTGTGGCGTCGTTATTCACGGCGGGCGGCGAGCCTCGCCGCCGTCGGTGCAGCAGGGGTGGCAGTGGTGGTGACCTTCTGCGGAACAGGCGCCGACCTCGGGGGATTTGTGCACCACACTCTGGGGTTCCCGCTCGGACGCGGGGTTGTACCGACTCCTGCGGGTGACTCTCTGCTAGGTGGACTGGTCCACGATGTCCCGGCGTTGTCGTGGTTTCCCTACGGTGTTCTTGCGGGCGTGGCAGGCGGGTTGCTGTGGGTGCTGACTACTCAACGACTGGAGATCACCACAGTGGCCACGTGCACGGCGGCAGGTTTTACCGCCCTGTTCCTGCTCGCCCCCACGGCCCGGGAAGGCTATTTTGTTCTGCCGCTCCTCATCGTCGCTGCGGTACACGCATATCGTCCTGCGGGAAAGGCCGTGTGCCTCGGGTGGTTTCTCCGGTGGACGGCAGGACACTCCGGGACTGATCCAACGCCTGATGCGGCAACCGGTCAGTCGACCGTCAGCCACAGTAAGGTCATCCCTCCGGATCAGTCTCCGGCGACTCAGTGA
- a CDS encoding DUF6114 domain-containing protein: MPDDSTTPSGVNGADGAEDVTETTRSIDAVEESDATGAETDAAADSRSEKLEKQNRRFSRWRKGRPFGAGLLMMLAGIVIMAPAYLSFSVSNIQIQISTMGGVSTAVIGILLITCGLMCWFRGEGRILAGVAAIILSILALWQSNFGGFGIGLILGLIGGALALAWDPQSRQDAKAEKAEKKEAKKARKAEKAHKKSAHGAGTAKSVVAVLAAVTVGIGIQTPDARAQIPGLPDIQLPDLQIPGQGNGNNGDDGTGDTDGGQNGADNSPRLPNLPELPNLPEAPDLNLPPFRLPDGNQLQDGLDNSLESLGVEIPGLNVAPPEPVANMRPPFGGTFTIKTDTAKMTPGMKLSYVTIDTMQGPKKAIRIDADQAIMENLRVQFPNSLGPDLLDDTKGATSTLTGNFHIFVQELTMTLELLGVDTMIPITINADWAPDDIAAELSKIGLGLPDLLSAETRVLDVNLETYHVMADHMDFPHKDIGPWHEN, translated from the coding sequence ATGCCTGACGACTCCACCACGCCCTCGGGCGTGAACGGGGCCGACGGCGCCGAGGACGTCACCGAGACCACCCGGTCCATCGATGCCGTCGAGGAGAGCGACGCCACCGGCGCCGAGACCGACGCTGCGGCGGATTCCCGTTCAGAGAAGCTCGAGAAACAGAACCGGCGGTTCAGCCGCTGGCGCAAAGGGCGTCCCTTCGGTGCCGGACTGCTGATGATGCTGGCCGGCATCGTGATCATGGCGCCGGCCTACCTGTCATTCTCCGTGTCCAATATCCAGATTCAGATCTCCACCATGGGTGGGGTCTCCACAGCGGTCATCGGCATCCTGTTGATCACCTGTGGGCTGATGTGCTGGTTCCGCGGCGAAGGACGGATCCTCGCCGGTGTCGCGGCGATCATCCTGTCCATTCTGGCTCTCTGGCAGTCCAACTTCGGCGGTTTCGGCATCGGTCTGATCCTCGGCCTGATCGGCGGCGCCCTTGCCCTCGCATGGGACCCCCAGTCCCGCCAGGACGCGAAGGCGGAGAAAGCCGAGAAGAAGGAGGCCAAGAAGGCGCGGAAAGCAGAAAAAGCTCACAAGAAGTCCGCGCACGGAGCCGGAACCGCCAAGTCTGTCGTCGCCGTCCTTGCAGCAGTGACCGTGGGCATCGGCATTCAGACACCCGATGCCCGCGCACAGATCCCCGGACTGCCCGATATCCAGCTCCCGGACCTCCAGATCCCGGGACAGGGCAACGGGAACAATGGCGATGACGGCACCGGAGACACCGACGGCGGGCAGAACGGTGCGGACAACAGCCCCCGTCTCCCCAACCTGCCCGAGCTGCCTAACCTGCCCGAAGCTCCCGATCTGAACCTCCCGCCGTTCCGTCTCCCCGACGGCAATCAGCTGCAGGACGGCCTGGACAACTCCCTGGAATCACTGGGGGTGGAGATCCCAGGGTTGAACGTGGCCCCGCCGGAACCGGTGGCGAATATGCGGCCCCCCTTCGGTGGCACCTTCACCATCAAGACCGACACGGCGAAGATGACCCCTGGGATGAAGTTGTCCTACGTCACCATCGACACGATGCAGGGCCCGAAGAAGGCGATCCGCATCGACGCAGACCAGGCCATCATGGAAAACCTGCGGGTGCAGTTCCCGAACTCGCTGGGCCCCGACCTGCTGGATGACACCAAGGGTGCTACAAGCACCCTCACCGGTAACTTCCACATCTTCGTCCAGGAGCTGACGATGACCTTGGAGCTGCTCGGCGTCGACACCATGATCCCGATCACGATCAACGCCGACTGGGCCCCCGACGACATCGCCGCGGAACTGTCGAAGATCGGGCTGGGCCTGCCCGACCTCCTGTCCGCGGAAACCCGTGTCCTGGACGTGAACCTGGAGACCTACCATGTGATGGCCGACCACATGGACTTCCCGCACAAGGACATCGGCCCCTGGCACGAGAACTGA
- a CDS encoding lysylphosphatidylglycerol synthase transmembrane domain-containing protein: MIVHWLKDPRVRALLTLMLLGAIIFLARDHYHFLEEGWAAMLQANNWYILAAVAAMGLSMLAQAEVMVALLRPAGVPVKRTSANALGLSANAWSSTFPGGPAISAAMIFREQMKWGATGVIASWYLVISGALSGASMAILGFGAVFFLQANVHVFSLTASLIALIALTLAANWVARHPDKVQSGLLSAMTWFNRKRKKPLDRFHSQIHSFSDQLRAVDLSPKWLGYAVSVSLLNWVLEIVCLFLCILAIGAEPSVAGAVLAFITAKLIGQAQITPGGLGPVDITLTTMLVGTAGLGSGQAVAAVIVFRMISFALLTLVGWLVFLWTFVRPEEENNAAEAEKSDTPQQRSGRGLTVRQITGGSAARGQRHARDTQDDAIDRLPHYPDHQARDAQPRNFTESPETDPEG; encoded by the coding sequence ATGATCGTTCACTGGTTGAAGGATCCACGCGTCCGGGCACTACTCACGCTCATGCTGCTGGGTGCCATCATCTTCCTGGCGCGCGACCACTACCACTTCCTCGAAGAGGGGTGGGCGGCGATGCTGCAGGCCAACAACTGGTACATTCTCGCCGCCGTGGCAGCGATGGGCCTGTCGATGCTGGCGCAGGCTGAGGTGATGGTCGCCCTGTTACGTCCTGCCGGCGTCCCGGTGAAGCGCACCAGTGCCAACGCCCTGGGACTGTCGGCCAACGCATGGTCATCCACGTTCCCCGGCGGCCCTGCGATCTCTGCGGCGATGATTTTCCGCGAGCAGATGAAGTGGGGTGCCACCGGTGTGATCGCCAGCTGGTACCTGGTGATCTCCGGGGCCCTGTCCGGGGCGAGCATGGCGATCCTCGGATTCGGGGCCGTGTTCTTCCTGCAGGCGAATGTGCACGTGTTCTCGCTCACCGCCTCCCTCATCGCCCTCATCGCCCTGACCCTGGCGGCGAACTGGGTCGCCCGTCACCCGGACAAGGTCCAGTCCGGACTGCTGTCCGCCATGACCTGGTTCAACCGGAAGCGGAAGAAACCGCTCGACCGGTTCCACAGTCAGATCCACAGCTTCTCCGACCAGCTCCGGGCGGTGGATCTGTCACCAAAATGGCTCGGTTACGCCGTCTCTGTCTCACTGCTCAACTGGGTGCTCGAGATCGTCTGTCTCTTCCTCTGCATCCTGGCCATCGGCGCAGAACCCAGCGTCGCCGGAGCTGTCCTCGCCTTCATCACGGCGAAGTTGATCGGCCAGGCGCAGATCACTCCGGGTGGTCTCGGCCCGGTCGACATCACACTCACCACCATGCTGGTGGGTACCGCCGGACTGGGGTCCGGCCAGGCTGTGGCCGCCGTGATCGTCTTCCGTATGATCAGTTTCGCCCTGCTCACGCTGGTCGGCTGGCTGGTGTTCCTCTGGACGTTCGTCCGTCCGGAGGAGGAGAACAACGCCGCCGAGGCCGAAAAGTCGGATACGCCGCAGCAGCGTTCCGGCAGGGGCTTGACCGTCCGCCAGATCACCGGCGGCTCCGCAGCGAGGGGGCAACGGCACGCCAGAGACACGCAGGACGACGCCATCGATCGTCTCCCCCACTATCCTGACCACCAGGCCCGTGACGCACAGCCCCGGAACTTCACTGAGTCGCCGGAGACTGATCCGGAGGGATGA
- a CDS encoding MFS transporter, translated as MTTIETMDATDPETPAEPPAGLSPGDAGYRRIMIAAATAGLASFNAMYLTQSVLPAIHDGLRVSPTTAALTVSATTGMLAVAVIPVSILSERVGRRRVLQVSVIMATALSLLLAAAPGIGALVGLRALQGIAVAGVPAVMMSFLSEEIRQEHLGRVMGLYIAGTTLGGLLGRLVPSSVLEFTDWRGAVLAGGAVAFLLGVVCAWALPPQRNFVPKKITLRHELDAFRRHWNDRRLVALFILPFLMMGVFVSLYNYLGFRLTGQFGLPEAVAGAVFILYLSGTWSSARAGALVAKYGAARVLVTGVALTTAGLLLALVPNLVVTVVGVLVFTASFFAVHSTASTLVGQIADRDRAEASSTYVMSYYLGSSVIGWLSGYFFQIGWVALILTLAALQISALVLCLLSTSKTGRS; from the coding sequence GTGACCACCATAGAGACCATGGACGCGACCGACCCTGAAACTCCTGCAGAACCCCCGGCAGGCCTCTCCCCCGGCGACGCCGGTTACCGCCGGATCATGATCGCCGCCGCCACCGCAGGCTTGGCGAGCTTCAATGCCATGTACCTCACCCAGTCCGTCCTCCCCGCGATCCATGACGGGCTGAGGGTCTCCCCCACCACCGCCGCACTCACCGTGTCCGCGACCACCGGCATGCTCGCCGTCGCCGTCATCCCCGTCAGCATCCTTTCCGAGAGGGTCGGACGACGTCGGGTACTTCAGGTGTCCGTCATCATGGCTACCGCGCTCAGCCTGCTTCTCGCCGCCGCTCCCGGCATCGGCGCACTGGTCGGGTTACGCGCACTGCAGGGCATCGCCGTCGCCGGGGTGCCTGCAGTGATGATGAGCTTCCTCTCCGAAGAGATCCGCCAGGAGCATCTGGGGCGTGTAATGGGCCTCTACATCGCCGGAACCACGCTGGGCGGTCTACTGGGACGTCTTGTGCCGTCCAGCGTGTTGGAGTTCACCGACTGGCGGGGTGCCGTCCTGGCGGGCGGAGCCGTCGCCTTCCTCCTCGGCGTGGTGTGTGCGTGGGCGCTGCCACCGCAGCGGAATTTCGTGCCGAAGAAGATCACTCTGCGCCATGAACTCGACGCATTCCGACGGCACTGGAACGACCGACGTCTCGTCGCCCTGTTCATCCTCCCGTTTCTGATGATGGGCGTCTTTGTCTCGCTGTACAACTACCTGGGATTCCGCCTGACCGGACAGTTCGGCCTCCCCGAGGCCGTGGCCGGGGCGGTGTTCATCCTCTACCTTTCCGGCACCTGGTCCTCCGCCCGTGCCGGAGCACTCGTCGCCAAGTACGGGGCGGCGCGGGTCCTGGTCACCGGTGTCGCCCTGACTACCGCAGGACTCCTCCTCGCTCTCGTACCGAACCTCGTGGTCACGGTGGTCGGCGTGCTCGTATTCACCGCCAGCTTCTTCGCCGTCCACTCGACTGCGTCGACGTTGGTCGGACAGATCGCCGACCGGGACCGCGCAGAAGCGTCGTCGACCTACGTGATGAGCTACTACCTGGGTTCGTCGGTGATCGGCTGGCTGTCCGGATACTTCTTCCAGATCGGATGGGTCGCACTGATCCTGACACTCGCGGCGCTACAGATATCCGCCCTGGTATTATGCCTGCTCAGCACCAGCAAGACTGGACGATCGTGA
- a CDS encoding LysR family transcriptional regulator, whose protein sequence is MVDTAVATGVSQSTLSRRLAALERRVGAELFDRHGRHLVLNRRGEVLAASARATCATWRAGVEEVRRLVDPERGTVRLGFMHSLGTWLVPDLLREFRTHRPTVDFELVQGAALDLVDQVTAGTVDLAIVGPCPTSQVASGQVGWEELAEQRLGLAVASGHRWAGRTTIDLAEAADEPFVAMLEGYGTRLLLDTLAADSGFRPRLVFESMELTTVAGLVTAGLGVALLPLGDPNLQMAGMSVIPLDTDRVRELGIVWSTPTAGAGTDLVAPVDGFLEFVRTWAAAG, encoded by the coding sequence ATGGTGGACACGGCGGTGGCGACGGGTGTGAGCCAGTCGACGCTGTCGCGGAGACTCGCGGCGCTCGAACGCAGGGTGGGTGCGGAGCTCTTCGACCGCCATGGTCGCCACCTGGTGCTCAACCGGCGGGGCGAGGTGCTTGCCGCGTCGGCCCGGGCCACATGCGCCACGTGGCGGGCCGGGGTGGAGGAGGTGCGGCGTCTGGTCGATCCGGAACGCGGTACCGTTCGCCTCGGTTTCATGCATTCACTGGGGACGTGGCTGGTGCCTGATCTGCTCCGGGAGTTCCGTACGCACCGGCCGACGGTGGATTTCGAGCTGGTGCAGGGAGCCGCGCTCGACCTGGTGGACCAGGTGACCGCGGGCACGGTCGATCTGGCGATCGTCGGCCCGTGTCCCACCAGCCAGGTTGCGTCCGGCCAGGTGGGATGGGAGGAACTGGCGGAACAACGTCTCGGTCTTGCCGTGGCGTCCGGGCACCGGTGGGCAGGACGGACGACGATCGATCTCGCCGAGGCGGCGGATGAGCCGTTCGTGGCGATGCTGGAGGGCTACGGGACGAGGCTCTTGCTCGACACACTAGCCGCGGACAGCGGTTTTCGTCCGCGACTGGTCTTCGAGTCCATGGAGTTGACCACGGTGGCGGGCCTGGTGACTGCCGGCCTCGGTGTCGCACTCCTTCCGCTGGGGGATCCGAACCTGCAGATGGCAGGCATGTCGGTCATTCCTCTGGATACAGACCGTGTGCGTGAACTCGGTATCGTCTGGTCCACGCCGACAGCCGGGGCAGGGACGGACCTGGTGGCACCGGTCGACGGATTCCTGGAGTTCGTCAGGACGTGGGCTGCCGCCGGGTGA
- a CDS encoding acyl-CoA carboxylase subunit beta, whose protein sequence is MTGTPEHPWFGDETVAAERTAPGTGRSTAEKLEDLHSRLEEAQDPGSERARQKRDEAGGTTPRQRIDALLDEGSFTEIGALGRTPGVPEAPYGDGVVTGYGRVDGRPVAVYAHDKTVYGGSVGETFGKKVCEVMDMATRIGCPVIGINDSGGARIQDAVMSLAMYSELSRRQLPLSGQSPQISILLGNCAGGAVYAPATTDFLVAVEDQTTMFVTGPQIIESVTGEKISMQDLGGARVQAANGNISYVGSDEDDAFSYVRELLAHLPSSAFEATPYTPAPPDTLNDRDTELVDIIPDDPNSGYDMMDVLTRIFDDEDVLEVQPDYGQNVITAFARIDGRSVGVVANQPMSLAGCLDAEAADKASRFIRICDAYNIPLVFVVDTPGYLPGAEQEKLGLIHRGARLGFAMVEATVPKMTVVVRKAFGGGYAVMGSKNLGADVNLAWPTAQIAVMGAEGAAVMIQGRQLAALPEEQRPAAKKMFMDFYNANMTSPYVAAERGYVDEIIDPSQTRLRLRQSLRLLRDKQVLEPEKKHTIMPM, encoded by the coding sequence ATGACAGGAACACCGGAACACCCGTGGTTCGGCGACGAGACCGTCGCCGCGGAACGCACCGCACCGGGAACAGGAAGGTCCACCGCCGAGAAGCTGGAGGACCTGCACTCCCGGCTGGAGGAGGCCCAGGATCCGGGCAGCGAACGCGCACGGCAGAAGCGCGACGAGGCGGGGGGGACGACACCGCGCCAGCGTATCGACGCGCTGCTGGACGAGGGGTCGTTCACCGAGATCGGAGCTCTCGGACGCACCCCGGGAGTCCCGGAGGCCCCCTACGGTGACGGTGTCGTGACAGGCTACGGTCGGGTCGACGGACGTCCTGTCGCCGTCTACGCCCACGACAAGACCGTGTACGGCGGGTCGGTGGGCGAGACGTTCGGCAAGAAGGTCTGTGAGGTCATGGACATGGCCACCCGGATCGGCTGCCCCGTCATCGGCATCAACGACTCCGGTGGCGCGCGTATCCAGGATGCGGTGATGTCCCTGGCGATGTACTCGGAGCTCTCCCGGCGTCAGCTTCCGCTGTCGGGGCAGTCGCCCCAGATCTCGATCCTGCTGGGTAACTGCGCCGGCGGGGCCGTGTACGCCCCGGCGACCACCGACTTCCTGGTGGCTGTGGAGGACCAGACGACGATGTTCGTCACCGGACCGCAGATCATCGAGTCGGTCACCGGCGAGAAGATCAGCATGCAGGATCTCGGCGGCGCCCGCGTCCAGGCCGCCAACGGAAACATCAGCTACGTCGGCAGCGACGAGGACGATGCGTTCAGCTACGTCCGCGAGCTTCTTGCACACCTGCCGAGCAGCGCCTTCGAGGCGACCCCGTACACCCCCGCGCCGCCGGACACCCTCAACGACCGGGACACTGAACTCGTCGACATCATTCCGGATGACCCGAATTCCGGTTACGACATGATGGACGTCCTGACCAGGATCTTCGATGATGAGGACGTGCTGGAGGTTCAGCCGGATTACGGCCAGAACGTGATCACCGCCTTCGCCCGCATCGACGGGCGGTCCGTCGGCGTGGTCGCCAACCAGCCGATGTCGCTGGCGGGATGCCTCGACGCCGAGGCCGCCGACAAGGCCTCCCGGTTCATCCGGATCTGCGACGCCTACAACATCCCGCTGGTGTTCGTCGTGGATACTCCCGGCTATCTGCCGGGCGCGGAGCAGGAGAAGCTCGGTCTGATCCACCGCGGCGCCCGGTTGGGTTTCGCCATGGTGGAGGCGACGGTGCCCAAGATGACTGTGGTGGTGCGGAAGGCGTTCGGTGGTGGATATGCGGTGATGGGGTCGAAGAACCTCGGCGCCGACGTGAACCTGGCCTGGCCGACCGCCCAGATCGCCGTGATGGGTGCTGAGGGCGCCGCAGTGATGATCCAGGGGCGTCAGCTCGCGGCGTTGCCGGAGGAGCAGCGTCCGGCGGCGAAGAAGATGTTCATGGACTTCTACAACGCCAACATGACCAGCCCGTATGTTGCCGCGGAGCGCGGTTACGTCGACGAGATCATCGATCCGTCGCAGACGAGGCTGCGGCTGCGTCAGTCGCTGCGGTTGCTGCGGGACAAGCAGGTTCTGGAGCCGGAGAAGAAGCACACCATCATGCCGATGTGA